In a single window of the Elaeis guineensis isolate ETL-2024a chromosome 8, EG11, whole genome shotgun sequence genome:
- the LOC105050472 gene encoding CMP-sialic acid transporter 2 isoform X3, protein MEYRKIKDQENYEDASQNDIESLHGKPLSGVVTNSMPSSVGGLNNKSSWKLKSIVTLALTLLTSSQAILIVWSKRAGKYEYSVTTANFSVEALKCAFSLVALARIWKSQGVTEDNKLSTSFDEVSVYPIPAILYLIKNLLQYYIFAYVDAPAYQILKNLNIISTGVLYRIILKKKLSEIQWAAFILLCAGCTTAQLNPSSDHVLQTPLQGWVMAIVMALLSGFAGVYTEAIIKKRPSRNINVQNFWLYIFGMVFNLIAICIQDYDEVMNKGFFHGYSFITVCMIFNHALSGIAVSMVMKYANNIVKVYSTSVAMLLTAVVSVFLFGFHLSLAFFLGSTVVSISIYLHSIGKPQAQK, encoded by the exons ATGGAGTACCGAAAAATCAAAGATCAG GAAAACTATGAGGATGCATCTCAAAATGATATAGAGAGTCTACATGGGAAGCCTCTCTCTGGTG TGGTAACTAACAGCATGCCTAGCTCTGTAGGTGGCTTGAACAACAAGTCTAGTTGGAAGCTAAA GTCAATTGTTACGCTTGCATTAACATTGCTGACAAGTTCACAGGCAATACTGATTGTGTGGTCCAAAAGAGCTGGAAAGTATGAATACAGTGTGACAACAGCAAACTTTTCG GTGGAGGCTTTAAAATGTGCATTTTCTCTTGTAGCCCTTGCTAGAATCTGGAAAAGTCAAGGTGTCACGGAAGACAACAA GTTAAGTACATCTTTTGATGAAGTTAGTGTTTATCCTATTCCCGCAATACTTTACCTCATTAAGAACTTACTACAG TATTACATCTTTGCATATGTGGATGCCCCTGCTTACCAGATATTGAAGAACCTAAATATTATCAGCACCGGTGTGTTATACCGTATCATCCTAAAGAAGAA GTTAAGCGAAATCCAGTGGGCAGCTTTTATTCTTTTATGTGCAGGGTGCACAACAGCTCAACTCAACCCTTC TTCTGATCATGTTCTTCAGACTCCTTTACAAGGTTGGGTGATGGCCATT GTCATGGCACTTCTGAGTGGCTTTGCTGGGGTATACACAGAG gctATTATTAAAAAGCGTCCTTCAAGAAATATTAATGTGCAGAACTTCTGGCTGTACATCTTCGGTATGGTTTTTAATCTGATTGCAATTTGCATTCAGGATTATGATGAAGTCATGAACAA AGGTTTCTTCCATGGCTATTCATTTATCACAGTttgcatgatcttcaatcatgCGCTCAG TGGCATTGCTGTATCAATGGTTATGAAGTATGCCAACAACATTGTTAAG GTCTATTCAACTTCAGTGGCAATGCTTCTGACAGCTGTTGTATCAGTGTTTCTGTTTGGCTTCCATCTTTCCCTTGCCTTCTTTCTTGGATCTAC GGTTGTTTCGATCTCGATATATCTACACTCTATTGGGAAGCCACAAGCACAAAAATGA
- the LOC105050472 gene encoding CMP-sialic acid transporter 2 isoform X1 produces MGSLSLVVLFCSSCISEATLDRSIVTLALTLLTSSQAILIVWSKRAGKYEYSVTTANFSVEALKCAFSLVALARIWKSQGVTEDNKLSTSFDEVSVYPIPAILYLIKNLLQYYIFAYVDAPAYQILKNLNIISTGVLYRIILKKKLSEIQWAAFILLCAGCTTAQLNPSSDHVLQTPLQGWVMAIVMALLSGFAGVYTEAIIKKRPSRNINVQNFWLYIFGMVFNLIAICIQDYDEVMNKGFFHGYSFITVCMIFNHALSGIAVSMVMKYANNIVKVYSTSVAMLLTAVVSVFLFGFHLSLAFFLGSTVVSISIYLHSIGKPQAQK; encoded by the exons ATGGGAAGCCTCTCTCTGGTGGTATTGTTTTGTTCAAGCTGTATTTCTGAAGCCACACTTGATAG GTCAATTGTTACGCTTGCATTAACATTGCTGACAAGTTCACAGGCAATACTGATTGTGTGGTCCAAAAGAGCTGGAAAGTATGAATACAGTGTGACAACAGCAAACTTTTCG GTGGAGGCTTTAAAATGTGCATTTTCTCTTGTAGCCCTTGCTAGAATCTGGAAAAGTCAAGGTGTCACGGAAGACAACAA GTTAAGTACATCTTTTGATGAAGTTAGTGTTTATCCTATTCCCGCAATACTTTACCTCATTAAGAACTTACTACAG TATTACATCTTTGCATATGTGGATGCCCCTGCTTACCAGATATTGAAGAACCTAAATATTATCAGCACCGGTGTGTTATACCGTATCATCCTAAAGAAGAA GTTAAGCGAAATCCAGTGGGCAGCTTTTATTCTTTTATGTGCAGGGTGCACAACAGCTCAACTCAACCCTTC TTCTGATCATGTTCTTCAGACTCCTTTACAAGGTTGGGTGATGGCCATT GTCATGGCACTTCTGAGTGGCTTTGCTGGGGTATACACAGAG gctATTATTAAAAAGCGTCCTTCAAGAAATATTAATGTGCAGAACTTCTGGCTGTACATCTTCGGTATGGTTTTTAATCTGATTGCAATTTGCATTCAGGATTATGATGAAGTCATGAACAA AGGTTTCTTCCATGGCTATTCATTTATCACAGTttgcatgatcttcaatcatgCGCTCAG TGGCATTGCTGTATCAATGGTTATGAAGTATGCCAACAACATTGTTAAG GTCTATTCAACTTCAGTGGCAATGCTTCTGACAGCTGTTGTATCAGTGTTTCTGTTTGGCTTCCATCTTTCCCTTGCCTTCTTTCTTGGATCTAC GGTTGTTTCGATCTCGATATATCTACACTCTATTGGGAAGCCACAAGCACAAAAATGA
- the LOC105050472 gene encoding CMP-sialic acid transporter 2 isoform X2 — protein sequence MPSSVGGLNNKSSWKLKSIVTLALTLLTSSQAILIVWSKRAGKYEYSVTTANFSVEALKCAFSLVALARIWKSQGVTEDNKLSTSFDEVSVYPIPAILYLIKNLLQYYIFAYVDAPAYQILKNLNIISTGVLYRIILKKKLSEIQWAAFILLCAGCTTAQLNPSSDHVLQTPLQGWVMAIVMALLSGFAGVYTEAIIKKRPSRNINVQNFWLYIFGMVFNLIAICIQDYDEVMNKGFFHGYSFITVCMIFNHALSGIAVSMVMKYANNIVKVYSTSVAMLLTAVVSVFLFGFHLSLAFFLGSTVVSISIYLHSIGKPQAQK from the exons ATGCCTAGCTCTGTAGGTGGCTTGAACAACAAGTCTAGTTGGAAGCTAAA GTCAATTGTTACGCTTGCATTAACATTGCTGACAAGTTCACAGGCAATACTGATTGTGTGGTCCAAAAGAGCTGGAAAGTATGAATACAGTGTGACAACAGCAAACTTTTCG GTGGAGGCTTTAAAATGTGCATTTTCTCTTGTAGCCCTTGCTAGAATCTGGAAAAGTCAAGGTGTCACGGAAGACAACAA GTTAAGTACATCTTTTGATGAAGTTAGTGTTTATCCTATTCCCGCAATACTTTACCTCATTAAGAACTTACTACAG TATTACATCTTTGCATATGTGGATGCCCCTGCTTACCAGATATTGAAGAACCTAAATATTATCAGCACCGGTGTGTTATACCGTATCATCCTAAAGAAGAA GTTAAGCGAAATCCAGTGGGCAGCTTTTATTCTTTTATGTGCAGGGTGCACAACAGCTCAACTCAACCCTTC TTCTGATCATGTTCTTCAGACTCCTTTACAAGGTTGGGTGATGGCCATT GTCATGGCACTTCTGAGTGGCTTTGCTGGGGTATACACAGAG gctATTATTAAAAAGCGTCCTTCAAGAAATATTAATGTGCAGAACTTCTGGCTGTACATCTTCGGTATGGTTTTTAATCTGATTGCAATTTGCATTCAGGATTATGATGAAGTCATGAACAA AGGTTTCTTCCATGGCTATTCATTTATCACAGTttgcatgatcttcaatcatgCGCTCAG TGGCATTGCTGTATCAATGGTTATGAAGTATGCCAACAACATTGTTAAG GTCTATTCAACTTCAGTGGCAATGCTTCTGACAGCTGTTGTATCAGTGTTTCTGTTTGGCTTCCATCTTTCCCTTGCCTTCTTTCTTGGATCTAC GGTTGTTTCGATCTCGATATATCTACACTCTATTGGGAAGCCACAAGCACAAAAATGA